In the genome of Brachypodium distachyon strain Bd21 chromosome 3, Brachypodium_distachyon_v3.0, whole genome shotgun sequence, the window AGTTATATGAACCAAAGAATGATCCCCGCGGCCGAACACCCTCGAGTGATCGACGAAGGCATCAACAAGGCACGGGAAGGCATGGCGTCCAGGGAACAGGACgcgaaaaaaataattaagagGCGGAGGGGAGCTCACAAGGTTCCCGGCGCCGACGGTGCAGAAGCCGTTGGAGACGtcgacgaggacgagccccGCGGCTGGGGCCTCGCGGGGCGtgaggaggaggtcgccgtCCGGCAGGACGGGCGCGGCCGAGCGGAGCAGGtcaatcgcggcggcggcggcttcggaCCCCATCGAGATGCGTGCGCTCGCGCGGTGCCCGTGGAATCGATCGTGATTCGTGAAGGTTCGTTCGTTggtttggtggtggtggttatAATAGTACTGCTGGTCACGCGGGCCTCGCAGATGATCAAATCCGGTCAAAGTCGTCACTCGCCACGTCTGTGGGTTTGTTCTTAACCCAATCCTGAGTTCGTGACGATTTATGACAAGTGGGCCCGGGAAGACAGCCGCGGCCCGCGggcaggagaaggaagaaagagaTGGGAAAGGAAGATTCAGTCATCCGTCCAGCagtcgccgccggctccggGCAGGGGGCACCGATTCTTTTGGAGAGGATTAAAGAAACGACTAGTGTACTAAAATAAGTCAAGGAGGAGTAGCTGGAGTGAGGGTGACAAGGCACCGTGGACGTGATTGATACGCGGAGgagtatttttctttccttcatCGGCCGTACATGGCGTGTTATCTTAACCTATCATCGCATCGATCGGAGGTATACATCAAATCCATAACCAAACTCAGTGATGCGGATGGGATGCTAAGAAAACTTGCAATCGCTTGCTATTGGTTGTTGCAATTTGCACTAACAAATGCAAGGAAGCTCGGTTGTATACTTATTTAGGGATTTAGGTAGGGTGTCAAGTGGGATCCCACCAATATCTTACTTTTAGTttaatttttcaattttggtTAATCAAACTTTTGAACTAGCAAATCCTAAATGAACTAGAAGGGGATTTAAGTGGGATCCCACTTACATTCATAGATTTAGGCTTATATCACAACCTTCAGTTCAGTATAAGCTGTGAATACTCCTTCCTGGTCGGTCAGTGCATGTCTGCTGCCAACACAATTTTGGGCTTTGGCATTTTCATTTCTTCTCGAGGGATTCTGGTGCTATTCTTGGAGCTGCTAGAATGGGCAAAGTGCAGCCTCAATAACTCAGAAACCTTAAAATAGCCAGATTCTCGTGAGTTGGGCAGAAATAATTACAGTACCTTTAGTCGACAACCAATAGACTTGAAACGGAATCAGTTCCTTGCCTGTTAACGTATCCGGTTCTAGTCTAAGCTACACTTCGCCTGATTTATTACGCAATAAAAAGTGGTTTCTTTCTGCAAACGATTTCACCCCCAAGCTGGCACAACGGAGCTTTCATTAATTCCAGAACAATTCAACTCTAGCAGTATTAAACTGCCTACGCACTAAAAAAGTTTCAGGTCTCATTTGGTTGCTAGCTAGTGCAAAAACAACCAGGGAAGCAAAACCCGGTCCATCCAAATGGAATGGCACGTTTGAACCCATCCAACTGGAATGGCAAGGACTGAGAGGGATGGCCGGGTGGTAGTTCATTTTCCCCTAAATTCATCCTAATCCCCAACAAGGCAGGGTTCAGAGATCAGAACATGGAGCAAGCTGGATATTGGAGATCAAACCAACACAGGAACCTAAATTTTCTGCGGCATCTTCAATTCTTACACTGCCACATTTGCACATCACTGACTGCAAACTAAGCCAAAACAAACAGGACAGATGGCAGAACAACATCTAACATTCTAATACTACATTAAACTGATCCTGGGCAAGCAGCATTGCAAAGACACTGACAAACAAACAAGAGTTTGGAGTTTTCAGGTGGACAGAGATTCTTCAGTTCATTTCAGGCTCAAAGGATGGCAACTAGTCTCGTCTTTCAGCTGAAACTGAATAGGCTTGTTCTCCAGGAATAGGTAATTGTCAAGCTCAGTTTCACCAAAAGAATCTTCAGCCAGCTTTGAAAGATCACCTGCATGCAAATGCGTAGGAGTTAATTGCATGGAAACTCAAGCAAAATTGCGCATTGAGAAATTAACACCGAAATGTGTGGCATCATATGACTGTATGGGAGGAAGAGACCTGAACTTGAGAGACGCCTACTGATGTCCGGAAGAATCTCAGGCTCCAGTTCCAGACCATTTACTTCTTCATAAAATGTTGCAATTGTCTGAATCATCAACAAAAAGATATTGCATTTTGGTATCAATATAATGCATTATTAGCGGAAAAAATCTACAGAAACCAGCAATGTTGATAACTTGAGCACAAACAAATGACAGACACAGACATATACCGACAacaacacaccatacaaattAAGGAATGGCTGTTGGTTCATATGTTCTTAGCCAATGAATACTCGGAGGTACATTTACATAAAACAGAAGCACAAAATAGACAACATTGATAATACTAGTATCCATGCAATCGTTAGGGATAAATGCGAAAAAAGCAACTGGAGGGAACCAGTGAAAGCAATTTCCTTCACTGCTACTAGCAATTAGCAAAGGGAAGATTCTGTACATTAACTGGTTCTTAATTCAAATACACTAAGGTAGTAGGGTGCACAATATGCTTCTCAACTTAAGAAGTTTTCGCTAGGATACAGATAATGTGAACAAGCTTGCCAATCAATAAACTAAATATGCTTTTTTGTGTGGTAGAAGACGTGATATAGTAAGTTTTAACAAGAACAGGTAGAAGATCATATTGTACATTAAGCTCTTCTGATTGACTTATTTGCCCATATTAGCAAAAAGAAACAGTGGTAAATTACCATGTCAGTTTTAGGATCTATGTTTATGGGGTGAGGGAAAACATAGTAGCTCAATAATGCATTGTATGACGAAGGAAAGCTGAGTGAAGTAGATATCAGGGCATACTGAGATACATTCTTCCTGTTTAATAACACTACTACCATGATGTAAGTTTGCCAGGTTATCCACATTCAGAAAGTCAAAACAATATGGACGTGGGTAGCTTACCTTAGCTGGAAACACCACAGGATCAAATATTGCATCTGGCCAGTCATGCAATGCTGACATTATTTTCTCCACTTTCTTCTTGACGCCTGCATAGTTGGTATAATAAGTCATGTGTACCTATTGAAAGGTCTGCCAACATATGGACTGGCAAAACGCAAGATGCAAATTCTTACGTTTGTCTAGCTTGTCATTGTCCAACTTCTGAGCATCATTCCCAGTGAAGTGGGTGCTCTCAACACCATCCTTAGCCCATTCATGACATTTTTTTGTCGCCTCATCAGCAAAGATTGTAGCCTTCTTCACTGGGTTCTTCTTAATGGCTTCTTGGCTGCGCAGAGTAGACTTCTCTTTCAGGACGGACCTGTCCTTCAAAGCAGTGCCTTTAGAAATGTTAGGCACTGGGGGCTTGCTGGTGTTGGACACATCCCTCAGGGCCTTCCTTGCTGATGGCTTAGCTGATGGCTTCAGAGGCTTGGCATTCAGCCCATCAACCCTCTTGCCTGCACGCCAGGATCAGCATACCAGATCGTTTATAACAGAAAACTGCGTTTCATGAATTATAGTTTGAGCACAACAGCAGCCTCACCTCTATGAATTGGCAGGTTCTCATCCAGAAAAACAGCTGCTGGAGCTGGGAAAGCCATGGCAGAACAGAACCCTTTCTTGTTCTACTATAAATGTCCTGCAAAGGGAAGATTAATCAGACGATAAAGCAATGAACAACAACTTCCCTATGCTATTGTGATGCACAGAAATTGCAACCAGCGCAGGATTTAACATCAGATCACTTTATTTGTGAAGGCAACCTATATCCTACTTAGGTTTTGCGTGAACAGCAATTTCCCTAACAAATACACAACATATATttagaacttttttttgcttcgCCTAATCTAAATAACTGACCAGAAGATACACGTG includes:
- the LOC100840451 gene encoding uncharacterized protein LOC100840451 — translated: MAFPAPAAVFLDENLPIHRGKRVDGLNAKPLKPSAKPSARKALRDVSNTSKPPVPNISKGTALKDRSVLKEKSTLRSQEAIKKNPVKKATIFADEATKKCHEWAKDGVESTHFTGNDAQKLDNDKLDKRVKKKVEKIMSALHDWPDAIFDPVVFPAKTIATFYEEVNGLELEPEILPDISRRLSSSGDLSKLAEDSFGETELDNYLFLENKPIQFQLKDETSCHPLSLK